The genomic segment GATCGTTTGTCGGCTTGCGTCGATTTGCTGACCGCCGAGTTGCGTTCGGTTCCGTGAAGCTTTCGCTTTGCGAACGTCATGCAATCGGATTCACCATAGTAAACTTCGACACGTGAGTTTGTACCTGCTCGAGTCATGGAAAGGCTGATTGCCGCGGAGGTGCTGGCGACGTTGATTGCTTTCACTTCGTTGATCTCGGCAGGAAGTCGATACAGTTGCCGAGTGGCTTCGGGGGTTAGAAATTCTGGCAGGGCTTGCTGCGTTTCCGGTGCGGGCGGTTGCTTGAAGTCATAGTAGCGCATGCCACCGGTGCCCATCGCAAATTCGCCTTCGGCCGTCGTGTACCAAAATTTGTTGGACGGCTCTTTCGATTTGCATTGAAAGGTATCCATCGCATGCCACCGGTCGTCGTCACCGTAACACCACCCACGGCGCCGAACCTCACGCACCCGATCACCTGATCGCTGAACCTGGGGCGGACCGGGTATTTCACAAAACGAACCGGGCGAGAGATGTTCTTTCGCTTTGCCGCCATTCCATTTGCGACCGACCGCATACAGTTTCCATCGCCGGGTCGGATGATCCCAGAAATAGCCATGGTAAGTGTCGTAATTGCCGTCGGATTCAACTCGCAGCGCTTGAACACAGAGCTTCGGTCGATCGGGCATTGGGATCCATTCTCGCAGCTTCACCCCAGAGCCTTCGTGCCCGAATCCACTGAATTCCGCCTGCGGTGAACCGGCGGCTAACAAATGCGGCATCTGATCAAGTGGTGGGACCTTGCCGCGCGAGCCCGCCGCCCACATCGAAAAGTTGAAACCGCCACTCGTCCGTCGGTCTGCCTCGAAGGACGTGCCGTAGTATCCGAAAGGTGTCGTGATTGGCGAATAGCTACTGAATTCGCACATGCTGCGCGTCGTCATGACCCACATCCGGCTTTGCTTGACCTTAGAACAGGAATAACTGCCGTGGACGGCTGCCGG from the Novipirellula artificiosorum genome contains:
- a CDS encoding DUF3472 domain-containing protein, with product MILLPALLLLSDLLSGTTVVGQDFVSGERAPGGTGQLQTAPALFKAGVDDQGRHYFLNGQPAKNSRLILTASNGFFDNGTCRAGGESLLPKIGDDSLIQPNFAYLDQWKKTSGTIRWHLWLPKPGTLRMSVNMRVSGRQAGSQLTVSLAGKSQTVTTLQSLPDTPQPWDLAFDVTEPGEHTVSLTAEKISDIDSGVGELHSINVFGAALKDSQLLRARWRPAAVHGSYSCSKVKQSRMWVMTTRSMCEFSSYSPITTPFGYYGTSFEADRRTSGGFNFSMWAAGSRGKVPPLDQMPHLLAAGSPQAEFSGFGHEGSGVKLREWIPMPDRPKLCVQALRVESDGNYDTYHGYFWDHPTRRWKLYAVGRKWNGGKAKEHLSPGSFCEIPGPPQVQRSGDRVREVRRRGWCYGDDDRWHAMDTFQCKSKEPSNKFWYTTAEGEFAMGTGGMRYYDFKQPPAPETQQALPEFLTPEATRQLYRLPAEINEVKAINVASTSAAISLSMTRAGTNSRVEVYYGESDCMTFAKRKLHGTERNSAVSKSTQADKRSWSHSNHAVPLKDGKNQVILKDLKPETTYYYRALIMNDEGKLWTFKTKSFRTKSACCHQ